Proteins from a genomic interval of Nitrososphaerota archaeon:
- a CDS encoding S1 RNA-binding domain-containing protein: MSDTNKFPEPGELVIGTVKKIDRLGAYVTLDEYNNIEAFLHISEISLKWVKDIHEHLHENQREVFKVIRVNPSRFEVDVSLRRVSKKERLNKLISWKKKQKVLKIFSIIKERENLDDEWINKNIINPLNLSFEELYDLFEEISIQEKLPEKIEKIIPEKLHKIFIQICKNEIKPKKHIVKGYLILKSKNRYGVEDIREAIKAATLIKNDKASISVRIIAAPKYMIQVEALNREIAENLIKKAAEASIQEIVKRGGYGEFQMV; this comes from the coding sequence ATGAGTGATACGAATAAATTCCCTGAACCAGGAGAACTTGTTATAGGTACTGTTAAAAAAATTGATCGTCTTGGAGCATACGTTACTTTAGATGAGTATAATAATATAGAAGCTTTCTTACATATCTCAGAGATTTCTTTAAAATGGGTTAAAGATATTCATGAACATCTTCACGAAAATCAGCGTGAAGTATTTAAAGTTATTAGAGTAAATCCATCTCGTTTTGAAGTGGATGTTTCTCTCAGAAGAGTCTCAAAAAAGGAAAGATTAAATAAATTGATTTCTTGGAAGAAAAAACAAAAAGTTTTAAAAATTTTTTCAATAATAAAAGAAAGAGAAAATTTAGATGATGAATGGATTAATAAGAATATAATTAATCCTTTAAATTTATCTTTTGAAGAATTATACGATTTATTTGAGGAAATTTCTATTCAAGAAAAATTACCAGAAAAAATTGAGAAAATTATTCCAGAAAAATTGCATAAAATTTTTATTCAAATATGTAAAAATGAAATAAAACCTAAAAAGCATATTGTTAAAGGATATTTAATTCTTAAATCTAAAAATAGATATGGCGTAGAGGATATTAGAGAAGCTATAAAAGCAGCTACTTTGATAAAAAATGATAAAGCATCTATAAGTGTAAGAATAATCGCAGCTCCTAAATACATGATACAAGTTGAAGCGTTAAATCGTGAAATTGCCGAAAATCTTATTAAAAAAGCAGCTGAAGCATCAATTCAAGAAATAGTAAAAAGAGGTGGATATGGAGAATTTCAAATGGTGTAA
- a CDS encoding DNA-directed RNA polymerase subunit B: MQLKENNGESITQEDLWELAKAYIEEVGLVQHHLRSYNAFIEKGLQSLVNSLGDLEVKTKYGSIVLKFGAVEVGEPRVVEIDGTVHPIFPSEARLRNLTYAAPIYVYMSLYFGGKLLSSERIEVGIIPVMLRSNICLLSRLSPEELEKVGEDPLDPGGYFIINGSERVLTAFEDLAPNKVIITEKETSSGKEYIAAILSASHGRQARVEVRYKPGSGIRVFFSNIYKGIPAIIMLRALGLTSDKDIAELISQREDIQALLEPSFDEAEGVETQKDAIKYIGNRVAFGYAEEYRMLRAENLLDSVFLLHLGTNKHSRQNKAIFLCEMISQLLETSIGIRKPSDKDHYSNKRLKLASALLEELYRAAFTKLLHEIRYHLERMPIIRQPISVSTFVRPGVISDFVKHAFATGNWPGGRVGVTQLLNRTNYIATLSHLRRVQSPLSRSQPHFEARDLHGTHWGRLCPNETPEGANCGLVKNLALSAEFSSKANIEKLIESLPMLGMIPITEAFSKKKYTLSKIFLDGQLIGFHSNPTQLVHQLRTLRRKGELDYNINIAFHSENNEVWIWSDEGRVRRPLLIVEKGKLKLTKEHIESIKKGLLKFSDLVSLGIIEFLDAEEEENALVAITPDKINTETTHLEICPYLMLGLVVSIIPFAEHNQSPRNTYEGAMAKQALGVFSTSYSIRTDSRFHIMHYPQKPLVTTKASNFAGLDIRPIGQNFVVAILSYQGYNMEDAIILNKSAVERGLALTTSYRLYEAEARQYLGGQKDRFCIPDPSVRGYRGEQFYKVLDEDGLAHVESQITGGAVVIGRVSPPRFIEEYQKIVSKPPIWRDSSETVRLTEGGVVDNVFITTNEEGNKIVKARIRTLCFPEIGDKFSSRHGQKGVVGMLFPQEDMPYTESGIVPDLIINPHAFPSRMTLGQLFESIAGKVACLSGKVIDGTPFFKHSIQDLQKELQELGFQYSGKEVMYDGITGKKYEVDIFIGVVYYQRLHHLVRDKIHARARGQVQMLTRQPTEGRARGGGLKFGEMERDCLIAYGASFLLLDRLLEQSDFYTAYFCENCGYPAYYDLKQEKYVCRICGKNAKVYPVSMSYAFYLLLNEMMSMCISPKVSLSEEF, encoded by the coding sequence ATGCAACTTAAAGAAAATAATGGAGAATCTATTACTCAAGAGGATTTATGGGAGTTAGCTAAAGCATATATTGAAGAAGTTGGTTTAGTTCAACATCATTTAAGATCTTATAATGCTTTTATAGAAAAAGGATTGCAATCTTTAGTTAATTCATTAGGAGATTTAGAAGTTAAAACAAAGTATGGCTCCATTGTTTTAAAATTCGGAGCTGTTGAAGTTGGAGAACCAAGAGTAGTCGAAATAGACGGTACTGTTCATCCAATTTTCCCATCCGAAGCTAGACTTAGAAATTTAACATATGCAGCTCCAATATATGTATATATGAGTTTATATTTTGGAGGGAAACTTCTTTCAAGTGAAAGAATAGAAGTTGGAATTATTCCTGTAATGCTTCGTTCAAATATTTGTTTATTATCTCGTTTATCTCCTGAAGAGCTTGAAAAGGTTGGAGAAGATCCCCTTGATCCAGGTGGTTACTTCATAATTAATGGTTCTGAAAGGGTTTTAACCGCTTTTGAAGATCTTGCTCCAAATAAAGTTATTATTACTGAAAAAGAAACAAGTTCTGGAAAAGAATACATTGCAGCAATTCTTTCCGCTTCTCATGGTAGACAAGCTCGAGTTGAAGTTAGGTACAAGCCAGGATCTGGTATTAGAGTATTTTTCTCAAATATTTATAAAGGCATTCCAGCAATCATAATGCTTAGAGCTTTAGGTCTTACATCAGATAAAGATATTGCTGAGCTTATTTCTCAAAGAGAAGATATTCAAGCATTACTTGAACCGTCTTTCGATGAAGCGGAAGGAGTTGAAACACAAAAAGATGCTATTAAGTATATTGGTAATAGAGTTGCTTTTGGATATGCTGAAGAATATAGAATGCTTAGAGCTGAAAATTTATTAGATTCTGTTTTCTTATTACACTTAGGTACAAATAAGCATAGCCGCCAAAATAAAGCAATTTTCTTATGCGAAATGATTTCTCAACTTCTTGAAACAAGCATTGGTATTAGAAAACCAAGCGATAAAGATCATTATTCAAATAAACGTTTAAAACTTGCAAGTGCTTTATTAGAAGAACTTTATAGAGCTGCTTTTACTAAATTGCTTCATGAGATTCGTTATCATCTTGAACGTATGCCTATCATAAGGCAACCAATATCTGTTTCGACTTTTGTAAGACCAGGAGTAATTTCAGATTTTGTTAAACATGCTTTTGCTACAGGAAATTGGCCTGGTGGAAGAGTTGGTGTTACACAACTTTTAAATAGAACAAATTATATTGCAACATTAAGTCATTTAAGAAGAGTACAATCTCCTCTTAGTAGAAGTCAACCACATTTTGAAGCAAGGGATTTACATGGTACTCACTGGGGTAGGCTTTGTCCAAATGAAACGCCTGAAGGGGCAAATTGTGGTCTCGTTAAAAATTTAGCATTATCAGCTGAATTTTCTTCTAAAGCAAATATTGAAAAACTTATTGAAAGTCTTCCAATGCTTGGAATGATACCTATAACTGAAGCATTTTCTAAGAAAAAATATACTTTATCTAAGATATTCTTAGACGGTCAACTTATTGGTTTCCACTCTAATCCTACACAATTAGTTCATCAATTAAGAACATTAAGAAGAAAAGGAGAATTAGATTATAATATTAATATTGCTTTTCATTCAGAGAATAATGAAGTTTGGATATGGAGTGATGAAGGTAGAGTTAGAAGGCCTCTCTTAATAGTTGAAAAAGGGAAATTGAAACTCACTAAAGAACATATTGAATCTATTAAAAAAGGTTTATTAAAATTTAGCGATTTAGTTTCTCTTGGTATAATTGAATTTTTAGATGCTGAAGAAGAGGAAAATGCTCTTGTAGCAATTACGCCTGATAAAATAAATACTGAAACTACTCATTTAGAAATTTGTCCATATTTAATGCTAGGATTAGTAGTTTCAATAATACCTTTTGCAGAACATAATCAATCTCCTCGTAATACTTATGAAGGTGCAATGGCTAAACAAGCTTTAGGTGTTTTCTCTACAAGCTACTCTATAAGAACTGACTCTCGTTTTCATATAATGCATTACCCGCAAAAGCCTTTAGTAACTACAAAAGCATCTAATTTTGCTGGATTAGATATTCGTCCAATAGGCCAAAATTTTGTTGTTGCAATACTTTCTTATCAAGGTTATAATATGGAGGATGCAATAATACTTAATAAATCAGCTGTAGAACGTGGTCTCGCATTAACTACTTCTTATAGATTGTATGAAGCTGAAGCCAGACAATATTTAGGCGGTCAAAAAGATAGATTTTGTATTCCTGATCCAAGTGTTAGAGGCTATAGAGGAGAACAATTTTATAAAGTATTAGATGAGGATGGTTTAGCTCATGTTGAATCTCAAATTACAGGCGGAGCAGTTGTAATAGGTAGAGTTAGTCCTCCAAGATTTATTGAGGAATATCAAAAAATTGTTTCTAAACCTCCTATTTGGCGAGATTCTTCAGAAACTGTTAGACTTACTGAAGGCGGGGTTGTAGATAATGTATTTATCACAACGAATGAAGAAGGTAATAAAATTGTAAAAGCAAGAATTAGAACTCTTTGTTTTCCAGAAATAGGTGATAAGTTTTCTTCTCGTCATGGACAAAAAGGAGTTGTTGGAATGCTTTTCCCACAGGAGGATATGCCTTATACAGAAAGTGGAATCGTCCCAGATTTAATAATAAATCCACACGCTTTTCCATCTAGAATGACTTTAGGCCAACTTTTTGAAAGTATAGCTGGTAAAGTAGCTTGTCTTTCAGGTAAAGTAATAGATGGAACACCTTTCTTTAAACATTCAATTCAGGATTTACAAAAAGAATTGCAAGAATTAGGTTTTCAATATTCTGGAAAGGAAGTAATGTATGATGGAATAACTGGTAAAAAATATGAAGTAGATATTTTCATTGGAGTTGTTTATTATCAAAGACTTCATCATCTCGTAAGGGATAAGATACATGCAAGAGCTAGAGGTCAAGTTCAAATGTTAACTAGACAACCTACAGAAGGTAGAGCAAGAGGTGGAGGATTAAAATTTGGAGAAATGGAAAGAGATTGCTTAATTGCCTATGGTGCTTCATTCCTTCTCTTAGATAGGCTTTTAGAACAATCAGATTTCTATACAGCTTATTTCTGTGAAAATTGTGGCTATCCAGCTTATTATGATTTGAAACAAGAGAAATATGTTTGCAGAATATGTGGAAAAAATGCTAAAGTTTACCCAGTTTCAATGTCTTATGCATTTTATTTATTATTAAATGAAATGATGAGTATGTGTATTTCTCCTAAAGTAAGTTTATCGGAGGAATTTTAA
- a CDS encoding nucleolar RNA-binding Nop10p family protein, producing MPTRIKKCINCKRYTLAKDKCPYCGSTLKNPHPINISFEKYKKYFYKK from the coding sequence TTGCCAACTAGAATTAAAAAATGTATTAATTGTAAAAGATATACACTAGCAAAGGATAAATGTCCTTATTGTGGCTCTACTCTTAAAAATCCACATCCAATAAATATTTCTTTTGAAAAATATAAAAAATACTTTTATAAAAAGTAA
- a CDS encoding molybdopterin biosynthesis protein, producing the protein MAKIFHELLTIEEALDKVFSYLKNIKPLGIEKVKILKALGRVLAEDIYANIDLPPFDRSTVDGYAVIAESLYGAEEDKPVKLKIVGESIVGKIPKNKVGFGEAIEISTGAPIPRGANSVVMVEYTKKINNYVYIYRSTSPNENISQTGSDVRIGDKVLRKGCILTPREIAILASLGYEKVSVYKKLKVGVFSIGNELIKPGRKLIPGKIYDTNSYSICSLLLETGVEPIYLGTLKDDYQKIKNAIINALNKCDIVITSGGTSAGLGDVVYKVFEDISGGLLIHGLKIKPGKPTVVTIVNNKLLIGLPGFPASAMIIFNIFVKPILLKMIGIESFNIKNVIKGKMALRYYTSKGRKEYVPVNLINTKNGLMVYPLLSDSGAIATFSLADGFIEISELREFIDENEEVEVELFSKNILPAELIFIGSHCPGVDLIIDLAELKNVKVINLGSFAGWQSIKKGEADIAGTHLLDEEENEYNLPFLRKFNLIGKAVIVRGYSRLQGFLVQKNNPKNFKGFEDLLKPNIRLVNRNKGSGTRALLDLHLKKIAEIKNIKFEELVKNINGYSYEVKTHSAVAAAIKQGRADVGIAIKPLAIAYDLDFIPISEEIYDFLISINSLEKESIKKFLKTLVSNEFSNALKKFPGYNLLKNTGEIIKEF; encoded by the coding sequence ATGGCCAAAATTTTTCATGAGCTTTTAACAATCGAAGAAGCATTAGATAAAGTATTCTCTTATTTAAAAAATATTAAACCTTTAGGCATAGAAAAAGTAAAAATTTTGAAAGCTTTAGGTAGAGTTCTTGCTGAAGATATTTATGCAAATATTGATTTACCTCCATTTGATAGAAGTACTGTTGATGGATATGCTGTAATAGCTGAAAGCTTATATGGAGCAGAAGAAGATAAACCTGTTAAACTTAAAATCGTTGGAGAATCTATTGTAGGAAAAATACCTAAAAATAAAGTTGGTTTTGGAGAAGCTATTGAAATTTCAACTGGAGCACCTATTCCAAGAGGAGCAAATTCTGTTGTAATGGTAGAATATACTAAAAAAATTAATAATTATGTTTATATTTATCGTTCAACATCACCAAATGAAAATATTTCTCAAACAGGGTCAGATGTAAGAATTGGGGATAAGGTTCTTAGAAAAGGATGTATATTAACACCAAGAGAAATAGCTATTCTAGCTTCTCTTGGATACGAAAAGGTATCGGTTTATAAAAAACTTAAAGTTGGAGTATTTTCTATTGGTAATGAATTAATTAAACCTGGTAGAAAGCTTATTCCAGGAAAAATATATGATACTAATAGTTATTCTATATGTTCTCTTTTATTAGAAACTGGTGTTGAACCAATTTATTTAGGAACTTTGAAAGATGATTATCAAAAAATAAAGAATGCTATTATTAATGCTCTTAATAAATGTGATATTGTAATAACGTCTGGGGGTACATCAGCTGGTTTAGGAGACGTTGTTTATAAAGTTTTTGAAGATATAAGTGGAGGATTATTAATCCATGGATTAAAAATTAAACCTGGAAAACCAACTGTTGTTACAATTGTTAATAATAAATTATTAATAGGCCTACCGGGTTTTCCAGCATCTGCTATGATAATATTCAATATTTTTGTTAAACCAATTTTATTAAAAATGATAGGTATAGAATCTTTTAATATTAAAAATGTTATTAAAGGGAAAATGGCTTTAAGGTATTATACCTCTAAAGGTAGAAAAGAATACGTTCCAGTAAACTTAATAAATACAAAAAATGGTTTGATGGTATATCCATTATTAAGTGATTCTGGAGCGATAGCAACTTTTTCTTTAGCAGATGGATTTATTGAAATATCTGAATTAAGAGAATTCATTGATGAAAATGAAGAAGTTGAGGTCGAACTTTTCTCAAAAAATATTTTACCAGCTGAATTAATTTTTATAGGAAGTCACTGTCCTGGAGTAGATTTAATAATAGATTTAGCTGAATTGAAAAATGTCAAAGTCATAAATTTAGGTTCATTCGCTGGTTGGCAATCTATAAAGAAAGGTGAAGCTGATATTGCCGGAACACACTTATTAGATGAGGAAGAAAATGAGTATAATCTCCCATTCTTAAGAAAATTTAATTTGATAGGAAAAGCAGTAATTGTTAGAGGCTATAGTCGTTTACAAGGCTTTTTGGTACAAAAAAATAATCCAAAAAATTTTAAAGGATTTGAAGATTTGCTAAAACCCAATATTAGATTGGTTAATAGAAATAAAGGTTCTGGTACTAGGGCACTATTAGATTTACACTTGAAAAAAATAGCTGAAATTAAAAATATTAAATTTGAAGAACTTGTAAAAAATATAAATGGTTACTCATATGAAGTTAAAACACACTCAGCAGTTGCTGCTGCTATTAAGCAAGGAAGAGCTGATGTTGGTATAGCTATAAAACCTTTAGCAATTGCATATGATTTAGATTTTATACCAATTTCAGAGGAAATATATGATTTTTTAATATCTATCAATAGTTTAGAGAAAGAATCTATAAAGAAGTTTTTGAAAACTCTTGTATCTAATGAATTTTCAAATGCTTTAAAAAAATTTCCTGGATATAATTTATTGAAAAATACTGGAGAAATTATTAAAGAATTTTAA
- a CDS encoding molybdopterin molybdotransferase MoeA → MIGRRIMFGFDSLISVDKALNIILEYASKIKVNSIKIDIEDSIGRVLAEDIYANIDLPPFDRSTVDGYAVIAEDTFGSSPINPTILKIIDEIECGVDPNNAKPLNTGECSVIFTGAPLPPNANAVVMAENAKRKNGFVEIYKQVQPFSNVSRKGEDFKKGEIVVKRGTKIKAWHIGAIASFNIKEILVYRKIKVALISTGSELKEVGSIIKPGEIVNTTKPLLKALLKEKNCEIIDLGSVPDDIEKIKEKIMIGINSSDILIITGGTSLGKKDIVPEAINEIAKPGLIFHGVAIRPGKTMGFGVNENKLIFMISGLPVAAMISFIAFIEPAIDKILNCFPEPKPIIKAKLSRRVVNPVGFKSFMRVFIKKINNNYIAEPLRLTGSGILSTLTKANGILIIPENIEGYEENEEVEVLLTQSLGDDKNGQNFS, encoded by the coding sequence ATGATCGGAAGAAGAATAATGTTTGGTTTCGATAGCTTAATAAGTGTAGATAAAGCATTAAATATAATTTTAGAGTATGCCTCTAAAATTAAAGTTAATTCTATAAAAATAGATATTGAAGATTCTATTGGTAGAGTTCTTGCTGAAGATATTTATGCAAATATTGATTTACCTCCATTTGATAGAAGTACTGTTGATGGATATGCTGTAATAGCTGAGGATACTTTTGGCTCTTCCCCTATTAATCCAACAATATTAAAAATTATAGATGAAATTGAATGCGGCGTAGATCCGAATAATGCTAAACCATTAAATACTGGAGAATGTAGTGTAATTTTTACTGGCGCACCCCTTCCACCAAATGCAAATGCTGTAGTTATGGCTGAAAATGCTAAAAGGAAAAATGGTTTTGTAGAAATATATAAACAAGTTCAACCTTTTTCAAACGTATCAAGAAAAGGAGAAGATTTTAAAAAAGGAGAAATTGTAGTTAAAAGAGGAACAAAAATAAAAGCTTGGCATATTGGGGCGATTGCCTCATTCAATATTAAAGAAATACTTGTTTATAGAAAAATAAAAGTTGCGTTAATTTCTACTGGAAGTGAATTAAAAGAAGTTGGTTCAATTATTAAACCAGGAGAAATAGTAAATACAACTAAGCCATTGCTTAAAGCTTTATTAAAAGAGAAAAATTGTGAAATAATAGATTTAGGCTCTGTTCCTGACGATATAGAAAAAATTAAAGAAAAAATAATGATCGGGATAAATTCTTCAGATATTCTAATAATTACTGGAGGAACAAGTTTAGGTAAAAAGGACATTGTTCCAGAAGCTATAAATGAAATTGCGAAACCTGGTTTAATTTTTCATGGAGTTGCTATTAGACCTGGAAAAACAATGGGTTTTGGGGTTAATGAAAATAAACTTATATTTATGATTTCAGGTCTTCCAGTAGCTGCTATGATTTCTTTTATAGCTTTCATAGAACCTGCTATAGATAAAATACTTAATTGTTTTCCTGAACCTAAACCAATTATTAAAGCAAAATTAAGTAGAAGAGTTGTAAATCCAGTAGGTTTTAAATCTTTTATGAGAGTATTTATTAAAAAAATTAATAATAATTATATTGCTGAACCATTAAGATTAACTGGTTCAGGTATTTTATCTACTTTAACTAAAGCAAATGGTATTCTTATAATTCCTGAAAATATTGAAGGATATGAAGAAAATGAAGAAGTTGAAGTTTTATTAACCCAATCTTTAGGAGATGATAAAAATGGCCAAAATTTTTCATGA
- a CDS encoding HD domain-containing protein, whose translation MTIVSPELVYKHIKKDEVLFRLFNLLEENEEIQTYLQMSNIMAVNRLMYNDHGPVHSKIVSGVALEILEILKDYVVPSIIKDKIGEFIDSKIVILCGSYLHDIGNAIHRELHHIHGCYLSNPILEKILKEIYAEDKGKMLRIKQEILQCIFSHDENIQCLTIEAGIAKIADGTDMAQGRARIPYKLGKIDIHSLSALSIKKVEVNRGDKKPLQILIDMEGTAGVFQVEEVLMKKIKTSNLINLIEIVIIEPNIGEKRFP comes from the coding sequence ATGACTATAGTTTCACCTGAATTAGTTTATAAACATATTAAAAAAGATGAGGTATTATTTAGACTATTTAATCTTTTAGAAGAAAATGAAGAAATACAAACGTATTTACAAATGTCAAATATAATGGCAGTTAATAGGTTAATGTATAATGATCATGGACCAGTACATTCTAAAATAGTTAGTGGAGTAGCACTTGAAATACTTGAAATATTAAAAGATTATGTTGTACCGTCTATAATAAAAGATAAAATTGGAGAATTTATAGATTCAAAAATAGTTATTTTATGCGGTTCCTATTTGCATGACATTGGAAATGCTATTCATCGAGAATTGCATCATATACATGGATGCTATTTATCTAATCCGATTTTAGAAAAAATCCTTAAAGAAATATATGCAGAGGATAAAGGAAAAATGCTAAGAATAAAGCAAGAAATTCTTCAATGTATTTTTTCTCATGATGAAAATATACAGTGCCTAACTATTGAAGCGGGAATAGCAAAAATAGCTGATGGAACAGATATGGCTCAAGGAAGAGCTAGAATCCCTTATAAATTAGGAAAAATAGATATACATTCACTTTCAGCCCTTTCAATTAAAAAAGTTGAAGTAAATAGAGGAGATAAAAAGCCACTTCAAATACTTATAGATATGGAGGGTACAGCTGGTGTATTTCAAGTTGAAGAAGTTTTAATGAAGAAAATAAAGACATCAAATTTAATAAACTTAATTGAAATAGTAATAATTGAGCCAAATATTGGAGAGAAAAGATTTCCTTAA
- a CDS encoding DNA-directed RNA polymerase subunit H — MKKSESSKKSKKSIPPSFNILEHVYVPKHEILSKEEAEALLKKYNITPSQLPSILISDPVVKAIGAKVGDIIKITRPSETSGTSIYYRCVVKDAT, encoded by the coding sequence TTGAAGAAAAGTGAATCTTCTAAAAAGAGTAAAAAATCTATTCCCCCATCTTTCAATATTTTAGAGCATGTTTATGTTCCTAAACATGAAATTTTATCTAAAGAAGAAGCTGAAGCTTTATTAAAAAAATATAATATTACTCCTTCTCAATTACCTTCAATTCTTATTTCAGATCCTGTTGTTAAAGCAATTGGAGCTAAAGTTGGTGATATTATTAAAATTACTCGACCATCTGAAACTAGCGGAACATCTATTTATTATAGGTGTGTGGTGAAAGATGCAACTTAA